Part of the Bubalus bubalis isolate 160015118507 breed Murrah chromosome 9, NDDB_SH_1, whole genome shotgun sequence genome is shown below.
CTGGGTAACCCAGAGCTTCTTCAACACTTCTCCCTGGATCCCAGAGGCCAACCTCACCAAGATGCCAAGCCCCACAGGTGGTGCTGCGGGacacttcctctcccctccctcaggCAGTCCTGCCTGCTGCCCTTCTCATCTGCATTTGCACCACTGCCTCTTTGTCTCTTACCCAGTTTCTCCTGGGAATTGGAGATTAttctaagcgcacacacacacacacaccccccgctATAATCTCcaacttttttttaagtcaccaTTTTATAtgacacattatttttaatttttatttttggctgtcctgggtctttgttgctaggagggcttttctccagttgggggtgcataggcttctcactggggtagttgctcctgttgtggagcaagggctctagagcttcagtagttgcggctcttgggctctagagcgcaggctcagcagttgcggtgcacaggctttgttgcctGAGGGCACCTGgtatcttctcagatcagggatggaatatgtgtctcctgaattggtgggtggatgctttaccactaagccaccaggaaagcccatcgcCAACGTTTTCAATAGTAAGCATGTCGTCAACCTGCAAGTAGAGCCCCTGCTGTGAAAATCTGGACGCGTTAGTGTTGCTTCACAGGAAACACGCACAGCTGAGGATGGCGACTTGCCTGGGGGCCTGCTGTGCAGTAGCCCTGCTTCTGCTGAGGACAGAGCTGCGGGTAAAAGTTTTTATTGTcaagaagaaaacacagcagCTGGGTAGAAAACCTGTAAGTTTGAATTTTGTGTGCCTAAGGGGTGTGCGTGAGAAGAGAAAGCTGAGGCTACTTTCGCTTGTTTTGCTTCGGAAGTTAAATGTAAGACCCACCCTGTGAAGTCTGTGAGGATTAGGAGGTAGTGAGAACATCCTGGGGCTAGGGACAGAGAACCCAGAAAGAAAGCCAAGAACTGACATTTCGTTGATTTATCAGGCTCTGTTCCAGGCGTTGGGGATACAAGGAGCAACACAGTATTCCTGCCCTCCTGGGTCTGACATTCTAGTGGGGAATCAATAAATCAAAGTActattagtaaataaaatatataataagctCGGGCGCACGAAAGAAGAAGGAGCAGGGAGGGGATGAGGCATTCCTAATATAATTAGGCAGAACATTTGGTGCATGTGGAACGTTATCGTAAGATGACAATACTTGTCAGTACGAGTTCATTTGCATCTCCAGAGGTTTCTAATTTCAAATAGGCCCCATACCTTTCGATATGTCTGTCACTGGGAAAACAGGGGAAGACTCTCAAATCGGGGGTCCCCTGGTATTCAGACACTTACGGTACTCAAAGCCCGGGGCTGCAGCGGGATCTCTGGCCGTAGGCCCCGCCCCGGGTGTGGGCCCCGCCCTCCGGATATGTGCGCAGGCGTGCGCGAGGATAAGAGAGAGGCCGGGAATGCGCGTGGACCCAGCCGGCGCTGAGCTGGGGTGGTACGATGAACGTTTGGGTGGCTCGGGGTCTAGCGCGGCGTGCTGCGGCCCTAGGCCTGGGGCTGCGGGTGCTTCTCTGCTTCGGGTTGTGCCTGGAGATCGCCCCGACTCCGATCCAGGCCTGGTCCCCGACCCAGGCCCCAGGTGAGTGAACTTGCAGCCCGCGAGCCCTCTACCCCTGCAGTCTAGCTCCGCCCTCGCCCGCCAGCAGCGCTTCACCATTGGCTACGCCGCAAGTCTGTCCAGGACACTCCCTCCGCACGCGGGTCTAGGGGAGCCTAGCCCTTGAAAGAGCCTTCCCCAGTGGTGGACCCTTCGCCCGGGTTGCTGTGCCTGCCTTTAACTGCCCTGCTTCGGCCCTCTCACACCCGGCACCTGCTCTGCTTTGTCGTGCCCCGTTGTCACCTCCAAGCTGCCCTTCACCCCAGCACAAGCAGGAAAGTTCTTTACAGACTCTGGTTGTCCGACCTCCAACCTTAACGCGGCTGGTTATCTGGCGCCTGCTTCCCGGGGCGATTTGCCTGAGTTTCCTCGGCGACCATCTCCCGCCCTCTCAACCTCTGCACCTTCCTTCTCTGGacttatgagaaaaagaaagatcttcCCTGGAACCCCAGGTCCTAGGACACGTTTGCCCTGGCCTCAGTGAGGTGGCTCTCTCAGAGGTTCCCAGAGGCAGTGGGACAGGTTAGAATGACCTCCCTGTGCACACTGGTGCCCCCGACTTTCAGCTGTAGACTCAGATTCACACACCCGCGGGTCCTGTCTTACTTGGTTCCCCTTCTTACTCCTGCCTTTTCAAGCTAAgtgttcctcctgccttcaaggatCAAGACATTAACCAAGCTTAGGCCCTTTACACCCAAGCAGTCTCTTCCCTTCAGCACCCTGAGGTAGGGACTCCTAGCGTGGCCCCTTTCCCAGGTGGGGAAATGAGGTTGGGAGGGGCAGTCACTAATCTCGCCAAACCACGGCCCTGTAAGGCCCGGTTGGCTCTGCTCTGATGCCCACTTtataggacacacacacacactccctgactccagggagggAGGTCAGAGGTTGCTACGGAGAGGGGCAAGACTTGGGGAGGGAGCTGTAGGCTTTCAGATTCCCATGGAAGGGAAGGAAGTCGGCTCTAGGCCATTCCACAGAGCTCAGGGACGGTGGGGTCCACAGGTTATTTGGGCCTGGAGGCCAGCTTGCAGACCGGCTGGCTGTGGAGGGTGGGGGCTTGGAATGGGGCTTTACTCAACCTTGCCCCTGTGAGCAGAGGTGGAAGGGGCAAGTGGACCAGAATCAAATGGAACAGAGCTAGGCTGGGGCCAAGCCAGGTATTTGCCACCCACCCTGCTGCACCCAGGAGGAAGCTATAAAGGCCACTCCCTTCCTAGGTCCCTCAGACTCCAGTCTGCTGGCCCAGCTTCCAGGCCCTTCTGTGTCTCTCCTGCTCAGGGTCCCGGAAGGCTCATATCTCAGCTGGATACAGCCCAGACCGTTGTGTGAGCTGTGTCCATTTATCATCAGGCAGTACCCTGGGTTTACAGTCAAAAGGTCATGGCCCTGACCATCGCTAAGTATCCACTTTACACAGGTACCAGTTCAAGGGCCATTGTTCTAAGATGCTGGGCTTCAGGGGTCTCTGAGAGGGACCTGAGACCCATCCCAGGAAATAAGCTGGAGACGTGAAGTCTGAGGAGGAAATCATGGAAgtgcagagaggagggaggagagggagtaCTGGGCCTGGGAACGGCAAGGGCAAAAGGTGGAAATGGGCCAGGCCTCTTGCCACAGCAGCATGGTGGCTAGGCCAGAGGGAGCTTGATGAAGAGGAGGAATGTAGGAGGAAGCAAGGTCCAGGAAGGGTTCAGGGCTGGTCAGGACTTACCGGCCACATACAGGATGTAGGCTGTGAGAGGTTGAGCAAAGGGCAGGCAAGGGTGGGTGGCCTAATGGTGTGACTGACAGGTCTCTGGTGTCTGAGGGAGATGGGGTTGGGGAACCTGGGGAAGAGGTGGCACAGTCAGGATGGGGAAAGTGGTCAGAGTTCTGGGAGGAATTCAGTGGGTGGGTCAACAAGCCATGGTCAACAGCAACTTTctaagttgctgttgttcagtcactcagtcttgtctgactctttgcagccccatggactgcagcacaccaggcttccctatccttcatcatctcctggagtttgctcaaacttgtgtccattgagtcaatgatgccattcaaccatctcatcctctgtcatctccttctcctcctgccctcaatctttcctagcatcagggtcttttccaatgagttggctcttcacatcaggtggccaaagtattgaagcttcagcttcagcatcagtccttccaatgaatattcagggttgggaTAATCAGAtaatcctttaggattgactggtttgatcttgctgtctaggggactctcaagagtcttctcctttgCTAAGGATAGCTGGGACATAACAGGCCTTGTTGACCCTGACGGTGGGCCTGAGCCAGGCCAGGTTCAGAGATGGCCCCTCCCCTAGTCTGTTTAACCACAAGCTTGGAGAGACCCTTGGGGAGACCATCTGGCTATTTGGAGCCTGGTAAAGACCCCAGGAtcagtgagacctgggtttgaaccctgactCTGCCACTAGCTTGTAGCCTCAGGCCTTTCCTCTCCTGTGTGTCTTCTGTAGAATGGGCATGGCTGTAGAATCTGACCAGTAGGGCTCTTGGTGAGGCTGTGAACTGCTGGGCTCAGGACCCCCAACAGAACATCCTTAGCAAAGGTGGTGACCACCAGTGTAGTTCCTGGGACCTGGCTTTCTCCTGGTGGTCGCAGCTTGAGACACTGTCCTCCTAGCTGAGGGTCCAGACCTCCCACTTGTGTGCGTTCCTCAGGCCCCAGCACAGGCTCATGCCCGCCCACCAACTTCCAGTGCCGGAGCGATGGCCGCTGCTTGCCCCTCATCTGGCGTTGCGACGTTGACCAGGACTGCCTTGATGGCAGTGATGAAGAAGAGTGTGGTGAGTGGCCATGCCCTGGGGTGGGGCTATTCAGGGCCATGGGAAGAGGTGCTTGTGGAAGGGGTGTGGGTTTCAGGCAAGGAACTCTGGGGTGGGCGGGGCCTCAAGGAGGGTCGGCTGGATCTTTGGGTTAAAAGATGGGTTTGCAGGGCAGCAAGTTAGTGGGGTCTTGGTTGGAAGGTGGTGCTAATAGAAGGGCAGAGCCCTTGGGATGGGCAGACCTTATAGAGTCAGTCAGTCTCCAGAAGGTGGGGCTCgcagcggggtggggggtggggagtacCCGTGCTCTCTTGGGTGGGTGTTTGCCCTGACTCACCATGTACCCCCAGGTACTGAGGTACCCAATGGAAGCCCCTCCCCTTGTGACATCATGGATGACTGCCCTGACCGCAACAAGAATCTTCTCAACTGcgggccccagccctgcccagaagGCGAGCTGTGCTGCCCGCTGGACGGTCTGTGTATCCCAAGCACGTGGCTCTGCGATGGCCACCGGGACTGTTCCGACTACAGCGACGAGCTTGGCTGCGGTGTGTGGCTATGGGGGCAGGGAGGCTTGGTCAGTAGAGCAGGATGCCTGACACCTTCCAGTGTGTGACGAGGCTGGGAGCGTGCACATGTGTGTCTGCCTGACCCGGCATATCCATGGGAATGCAGGAGGGCACTCGGGCAGCAAGTGCTTACCAGCCTTGCTCACTCAGTCTGGGGCCGGAGGATGAGTCCCAAGTTCCCTCACCCTGGGGCACTGGGACACCCATTCATCGTTCCAGCCCCAGGGCTCCCTGCCCAGCTGCTGAATGCCTGGACTTGTTGCAGGAACCAAGACCCACGAGGAGGGGAAGACCATGTCCACGGGCACTCCTGTGACCCTGGAGAATGTCACTTATCTCAGTAATGCCACAGTCACCGCCATTGAGGACCAGGACTCCGTTCAGTCTGGAAACCGAAGTGTTTATGGGATTATTGCAGCTGTAGGTAATGTGAACagctcctgcccccattcccacACCTGGAAGCTGCCCTGGAGAATGGACAAGCTACATACTCCCCTTTCTGGTGTGTTAGGAGCTTGGTGGATGTGGGGGGCTCCCGGTACCCCCTCACTCactcccctctctctttccccacaGCGGTGCTCAGTGTCAGTCTGGCTGCCGGCATCCTGTTCGCGTTGTCCCGGCTCTGTGCCCAGGGATGCCTGGCCCCGCTGGGGCTGCTGGTGTCCATGAAGGGGTCACTGCAGCCAGAGAAGAAGACCTCGGTGCTCTGAGCATGCGCTCTCACCCCCACATCATACGTCCCCTGAGTATGGCAGGTAGAGGGGACCCACATGTGGCTGCTACCACATCAGCCCCCAGACCTGGCTTCTTCTGTCCTCACAGTGCCAAGCACCTGTGCTCCTGGATAGGTGACCCTGGAGGCTGGGGTTGCCCGGACCCTCCCCTGGACACGAGGAGCCTGGATGGGGAACATGCCATAGCTGGAGCTGAGGGGCCGGCCCTGGATCACTCTTGGGGTGGCCCCCTTACTCAGATACTATTGCTACCTCTGTTTGAGAGTAGTAATTAAAGCTAGTTCACATCCTTTGCCTGCCTTTGGgcctctgtctccctctgccTGGGTGGTCTGGGGGCTCTGTGCAGTCCCTTCTCTGTGGGGGAGTGCCTGCCTATAGAGGGTGGGACTCAGGGACCCAGCCCTGGGCATCCTCTTGGCCACTCTGCCTCCTGGAATCAGGACAGGGGACGGTGGGGCTGGGAACAGTTTGCATTCCCAGAGAGGAGCAGATCTTGGGTGGTGCCTCCTGGCGTGCTGGCTGGGGGGCCTCCATCTGTTTCGGCTTCCTGTCTTTGAGACAGAAGCTGGATGTCCCCCGGTTGGTCTCCACCTTGTTTCAAAAtgtaggttttattattattcaggcATGCTGAGGCCtgaaaagactgatactgaagctaaagcttcaatcttttggccacctgatgcaaagagccaactcattggaaaagactgatgctgggaaaggttgagggcaaaaggagaaggaggcagcagaggatgagatggttagataacatcaccgactctggacatgaatctgagcaagctctgggagatagtggaggacagggaagcctggtgtgctgcagtccatggggtcgcaaagagttggacacaactgagcgactgaacagcagcagcagctggggtgTCGGCACGGACTGTTATAAATGTCTCAGCCTGTCAACAGCGAGGCTATCAGAGAGCACCACCTAGGGCACCCGCTGGGGCCCTGTTACAGCAAGACCCCGACAGATGCTCCCCAACCAGAGCCAGTGTGGTGGCTGGACCAGTGCGGGATGTACTTCCGCAAAAACCACTTGGCTTCACTCTGTGTGATGCAGAACTTCCCCGACAAGGAATTGAACGCATGACCCCTGgtctggaagcacagaatcttaactactggaccactggggaagtcctggcCATCAAGGAACTTTGAGGGACAAGATTTGTCCTGAAGGTCCTGGAGGGTACATGGCAGGCCCCCCACTGAGAGAGATCAAGgtggggaggacttccctggtggtccagaatctgcctgccagtataggggacatgggttcaatccaggctctgggaagactccacatgctttggtacaactaagcccatgcactacagctgctgagcccgtgtcccagagcctgtgctctgcaacaagataagccaccgcaatgagaagccctcacataGCGACTAGAGAGTggctcccacttgctgcaactagagaaagctggtgcacagcagtgaagacccaaagcagccaagttaaataaaattgatggaaggactgacgctgaagctggaactctaatcctttggccgcctgatgtgaagagctgactcactggaaaagaccccaatgctaggaaagattgagggcaggaggagaagcagatgacagagggccagatggttggatggcatcaccgactcaatggacacaagtttgagcaaactctgggagatgatgaaggacagggaagcctggtgtgctgcagtccatgggattgcaaagagttgcacatgactgagcaacttaacaacaacaaataaaaaaaatttttttttaaagatccttggagggagagagagagagggaaagcagACCTATAGGCTCTGCCTATATTAGGGTTTGAGGGTCAGGAGTCTCAAGTTCACTCTTGATTAAAGCACAAGAGCTGGAATTAGGGTCCCAGAAGGAAATCAGGTGGTAACTGATCACCTAAGTTATCAGTTATCCAGGTTCCCCAGGGTTTCTAAAAGGGGCACCTTCATGGGTGCGTCACGTAATAACCAGGTAGGTTGTATGGCTAGTAGCTGTGTTGTGCAGCTGGTGAGGCATTTGTTCACAACATTCACGATGGACGTCAGCAATCGAAAGCTTAGTGTCAGGGacttccagtggttaaggctccaggcttccaatgcaggggcatgggttcgatccctgatcggggaactaagatcctgcatgctgagtgGCGTGGCCgaaaaaggagaaaagtttaCCGTCAGGCAGTCACACTGCACTGGCCCCAGGGATGAGCAGCGCAGGGGGATGGTGGCTCTGGGTTGGTTGGTATGCACACGAGAGGCACAAGTCACTGGTGACTTGATAGTTATCTCCAGTAACTCGCTTACTCCTTGAGGGATAGTCCGTTCCTGGGCAGTGAGGCCCCAGCTGCCAGGGTGTTGAGACTATAGAAagggagaattccctggcagtccagtggttacaactctgAGCTTTCATTGCCCGGGctgtgggttcaaaccctagtcagagaactaatcCCTCaggctgtgtggtgcagccaaaaaaacaaagaatacagGAAGTGTGCTTAATATATCTAGCTGTGGGGTGATGAGGACAGACTTCTCTGACTCTCATTTCTTTCATGTCCTAATGGGGCGGCCGGGGCCCTGGTAGCCTGGGGAAGCACCCAGGTACCCACACAGTGTCTTGGGGCTCGGACATCCAGCAGGCGGAGAGCTGGCCCCTGATGACAAGATGCTGGGAGAGGACAGAGTTTCCTGGGGGTATGAAAGTTCAGCTTTGGGACCCTGCTCCCATAGGAgatgggttgtttttgttttgttttgtctgtgcAGTGAGggttgagggatcttagttccctgaccagggatttaacctgcgcccttggcagtgaaagtgtggagtcttaaccattagaccactgGGCAGTTGCCCATAGGATTTGAAGTCTGGGCCTCAGGCAGCGTGTTGGGAGCTCAAGTTCTCTGTCAGGCAGCTGTGGGGGCTTGGTAGGTGGGCTGCAGCCAGAATAGGGGATCTTGATCAACAGTGGAGCAGAGGGTGCCCAGCCTCCTGGGGTACAAGGCCTTCCCTTGGTGCCCGCTGGGCACCCCCAGCCCCCAAGCTGGGCCCAAGTTTCCTGCTGCAGAACTGGAACACTGATGGGCTTCTGGTTGTCAGGAAGGAGTTATGCCAGAgggtagaattttcttttttttttttttcaagattttttttttctaccttcaTTTTTGTTCAGGTGTGGCCAGCCAGAGTA
Proteins encoded:
- the CD320 gene encoding CD320 antigen produces the protein MNVWVARGLARRAAALGLGLRVLLCFGLCLEIAPTPIQAWSPTQAPGPSTGSCPPTNFQCRSDGRCLPLIWRCDVDQDCLDGSDEEECGTEVPNGSPSPCDIMDDCPDRNKNLLNCGPQPCPEGELCCPLDGLCIPSTWLCDGHRDCSDYSDELGCGTKTHEEGKTMSTGTPVTLENVTYLSNATVTAIEDQDSVQSGNRSVYGIIAAVAVLSVSLAAGILFALSRLCAQGCLAPLGLLVSMKGSLQPEKKTSVL